TCTGCACCAGGGTGAACTTCTATGACTCGTCCAAGTATCCATTTCGAAGGTGGCAAATTCGGTTCCTTGAGCAACACCATGTCGTTTTTCTGTAGATCTCGTTGAACCTTTTGCCATTTGGGTCTGTTTTGTAATGATGTCAAATATTCCTTATGCCACTGCTCCCAGAAACCTTGCATGAGAGTCTGTAAAAGATGCCAATTAGAACTtatcgaaaattttgaaaaatttaaatcaggTTGAGGAATTGCACAATATGGTTCTCCAATCATGAAATGTGACGGAGTAAGTGCAATTGGTTCAAAATCGGAGGTTTGCCACATTGGGCGTGAGTTGAGTAAACATTCGATTTTGGAGAGAAGAGTATACATCTCCTCGTAGGTAAGTATATGTTCACCAATGACACGTGTGATGTGCTTCTTCACGGATTTCACACCTGCCTCCCACAGCCCACCAAAGTGGGGTGCAGAAGGTGGTATGAATTTCCAATCAATGGCGTCTTTAGATAGATGATCTGCAATGATATTGTTTCGCTGCTGGTCCATTAACAATTCATGCATTTCCCCGAGAAACCGTTTAGCACCATGGAAATTTGTGGCGTTGTCGCTCCATATTTCTGTTGGTTTTCCTCGGCGCGATACAAAGCGGTCTAGGGCCAAAATAAATGCACTGGATGACAAATCACCCACTAGCTCGATGTGAACTCCCTTTGtcacaaagcaaacaaaaagagCTATGTAACCCTTGACAAATTTAGGGTTCCTTCCACGAGCCAAACGAAGAGTGATAGGTCCAGCATAATCGCAGCCAACTTTGCTAAATGGCCTTGAAAAACGAACCCTTTCGATTGGTAGATTCCCCATCATTTGTTCGGAAGTAGATTTTCTTTGCTTGAAGCATTCAATGCAGTCATTTACTACCTTTCTGACAATATTTCGGCTGcctagaatgaaataattttgttttagcaaaGACACCATTAATGATACACCTGCATGTAAATAATGTTTATGGGTATATTCCACTATAAGTTTTGTTATTGGGTGCGATTTGCAGAGAATTATTGGGTGTTTTTCATTAAACGACAGTTCAGAGTTTTGTATACGACCGCCTACGCGAAGAACATTTTCACTATCAAGGAAAGGGGCAATTGATGAGAGTTTAGATCGCGAAggcaagtatttatttttgttgagacTTTCGATTTCAGCGgcgaataaaatatattgagaGGCTTTTATCAGGCAAGTTTTAGCGATGTTTAGTTCTGAAGTTGAAAGAGCATGTAGATCACGTAGTTCCGGAGCAAGGCGACGATTTTTAAGATAACGAAAAATGTATGCAACCACACGTAACGATTTTATCCAATCTGacgatttattaattatttgtctcagaatgttgttttcatttatttgggATACGAATACCTGGACTTTATTAGAATTCCTTTCCTCCAGCTGATCACTTGATACGTTCTGCAAATCATGTTGAGTTTTAGGCCATTCACTGCGGTTCATTTTAAGCCAAACTGGACCATTCCACCAGATATCAGTCGACTCGAGTTGAGATGGCGGAATTCCTCTTGATGGAACATCAGCAGGATTGTCGGCGGATCTAACATGATTCCAGGATTTCACCGGAATAGATGAAACTATCTCTGATGTTCTATTTCCAACAAAAACTGACCATTTTTTGGGCGGTGCGGCTAGCCAATGTAGGACAATGGACGAGTCTGTCCAAGCAAATAATTGCATATGTTTTATCTGTAACgaaatcttgatttttttaactaagCGGGTTAATAAAAGAGTTCCACAAAGCTCAAGTCTAGGAAGTGAGAGCACTTTGATTGGAGCAACTTTCGTTTTAGCAGCGATTAATGAAATTGAGACAGTCCCATCTAGATTTTCACTTCTGCAGTAGATTACAGCTGCATATGCATCCAAGGAAGCATCACAAAATGCATGGAACTCGTAGTTCACTTTATTTGTCCACATTAGTCTCGGAATACGGATTGATTCCAATAAATGAAGCTCTTCTCGTATAGTGATCCAGCGATGCGAAAGTTCCTGTAGGATTTGGTCATCCCATCCTACACCCGCTCTCCACAAATCCTGAAAGAATATCTTTACAGCTACCACGACCGGAGCTAAAAAGCCAAGGGGATCAAAGATGCGCGATGCTTCGGATAGGATAGAACGTTTTGTACATGATGTTGACTGGTCCAAATTTACCTTGTACGAGAAACAATCCCCAGATGGACACCAGCGCAGCCCGAGGACCTTTACAGTCagagaattttcaaaatcgataggAGATAGTTCCCGTTGATCTTCGGGGAAGGATATGAGAAGTGGCCAGCAATTAGTTGTCCACTTACGAAGGTTAAAACCGGCAAGTGACAAAACCTCAACAAGCTCTTTTTGAAGAGCGATTAAATCTTCAATTGTATCAGCGCCTGTTACCAAATCATCGACATAAAAGTCATTAAGGATAACTGAAGAAGCTCGAGGGTGTGTTTCAGCAGAATCCAAAGCTAGTTGTTTAAGCGCGCGTTTCGCTAAGAATGAAGCAGCCGAGGTCCCGTAGGTTACAGTTAAAAGCCTATAGTGTTTAATCGGAGATTCAGGATTTTCTCGCCATAGAATCCTTtgataatttgtatgttttggtGAAATCCAGATTTGTCTGTACATCTTTTCGATGTCCCCAGACATTGTATATACGTGACGACGAGAACGAAGACATATTGTAAATATGTCGCATTGGACTTCAGGGCCAACGAAAAGGGATTCATTTAAGGACCTCGAATCAGGTGATGACTTTGCGGAGCCATCAAAAACAACTCTCACTTTTGTTGTACTGCTATCAGCCTTGAACACGGCGTGGTGAGGTAGATAGTAAGAATCTGAATCGTTTATCTCTTTAACAGGTATTTCTTCCATGTGACCCAATGAAATGTATTCGTTTAAGAAGGAAGAGTATTGTTTTTGAAGTTCAGGATCACGAACGAATCTCTTTTCCATTGAATATAGTCGGTTGAGTGCGATTCGAGATGAGCTTTCAGATGTGGGTTTGCAATTGGGTTTGAATGGTAAATTAACCATGTATCTACCATCTGTATGGCGACTATGAGTTTGAATAAAATCATCCTCAGCTCTTTGTTCTTCAATAGACAAAGGTTGTTCATAAAAAATCTCTTCTAGACGCCAAAAGCGTTCCAAATCAAAGTACTTGGCATAATCAAGCTGAAAGCTTCACTGGATGGTGTGCGATCATAGCTTCCAGCAATTACCCATccaaaaattgtcaacaaagAGTTAGGAGCACCCGGTTCTGCCCTTGGTGTTTCgagaataatgttgaaaatattatcTGCTCCGATGAGCATATCAATCGTTCCTGGTTCATAAAATTTCGGATCTGCAAGATCCAACGAAAGAAATTGTGTTGTGTTTAAATTCAACGAAAGTGGCGGAAGCATAGACGtaagtttttttattacatGACAATCTATATCTATGTGATTTGAATTGAAACGAGAGTGTAGTTTTAACGAAATGAGACCATTGGGTTTGCCCGCAGAAGTTGATGCGACTCCAACAATAGGGATACGAGATGGTTTTCTAGGAAGACCCAAACGTTGGAGAGCTTTCTCCGTAATAAACGAGATTTGGGATCCTGAATCGAGTAGAATTCGAATGTTTTGAAACGAGCCAAATTTATCCTGAACCTTAACGACGGCAGTAGGGAGAATTGTAGATTTAATAGCGTTGGATTCGAGAGATGAATGAGTATTACGAGTAGATTCGAGAGAATGATGAGTAACAGCGGAGTTCGAAGGGTTTTGTGTCGATGGTTGTTCAGTTGTTTTATTAGTCGACGTAGTTCTAGGTTCATGTACTAGGGTGTGATGTCTAGCATTGCACGACCTGCACCGAAATTTAGAATTGCATTTGTTAGATGCGTGTCCAACTCTAAGacagttgaaaaaaatcgagttttgtttaacgaattcgcGACGTGCGGTAGTATCAAGAGCGAGAAATGTCTTACAAAATGGAAGTATATGATCTTCCTTACACTTTGGGCAATTAGGTTTTGCTTCGACGAAATGTGTTCGAATATTGTTAGAAACTTTGTTCAATGTTTTAATAGGACCAGAAAATGAACTACACGATTCGAGACAAACGCACTGATTTTGTAGAAACAGAAGAAATTCTTGGATGGTACAGTCATCCCGAGATTCTACCTTTTTTGCCCACgcttgttttgtttcactgtctaATTTTTGAACAAGAATATAGATCAACCAAGGATCTCTAGAGTTCATTTGTAACGCGTTCAAACCACGAACTATTTCATCAGCTCCATTTGTAAGCTTGCGAAGAGtttctaaattcaaattattagaCGACGGCAAGGCCATGAAACTTTTAATGAATGATTGTAcgattaaatgttttttgtcgTAACGCGCTTCAAGCTTATCCCAAGCTTCGAGATAATTTTCTTCGGTAAACGAAATGTGCTTCAAAAGAGTAGCCGCTTCACCACCCAGAAATGATTtcagatattgaaatttttgcGTACCGGTTAGGGAGACATTGCAATCAATTGTTCCCgtgaacaaatctttaaaaaccGGCCAATCCTTATAGTCTCCAGTAAAAACTGGAATTACAAGTTTTGGCAACACGACCGACTGACGAGAGTTTGATTTTTGCAAAACCGAAGCATTTATTGTTGATGCTTCATCACGATCCTTATCTGGATGTTTTCTTATAGACCCAGAAAGTTTAGAAAACGCTTCGAAATATTTCGTTTCATATTCCCCGTATTCGGGTTCAGGGTCGACGAAACCTTCCTGGTCGTAGAACTCGTATAAATTATTTTGCTGCAAAACGAATTCAGACCAAGCTTCCTGAAGtttctttaattgaatttctaGCATGTCAATAGGGGTGGAATCGACGACTGATTCCGAAAATGTTGAAACCCTAGTGATTGTACCCTTTGCACGACCGCGTTTTTGCTTGACAATATTCATTTtgcagacaaattttatttaaattaaaaaaaaagattttgtttctaTACCGACGactaaattgtttatttgtgcAATTATTGCAAGATATAGATGTGTACCATTCAATGCTTTCTAATATACAACACGTTCTAATTGTAGTTTTatagttttcaattaattttttatgataaGTTTAACACCAAAATGCCAAAGAGTTTATGGAAAAAATGCcatataaattcttaaaattctcgAAGAAATCAATGTCTTTGACAGTTCTATATTCTGACTAAGAATTTTATTTGCGATATCAAATAGAATTTAGCcaataaattttacaaagcATATATAAccgtataaattaaataattgttcatgcaattaaagttttcatgcaaaaaaaaaaatcatgtgttCATCATATTGCATCGACCCGTTACGAggagcacttttttataaaaaaccatacatatatattggaaaaattgtatgcacaaggttttaattaattaaactttcACACACTGATCAATTTTAATCCGGCGAGCTTAAGGACCATTATGTTTTggattaatagtttttttttgtttgtttgtttgtggaCTGTATtgtaatgtttaattttgtagaaacaAGTCTTTgccaaaaaaagaagtttagtaAATTTAGGTATATgtaaatgtttataatattcaatattataagtaattaaatgtaatgtattgtacaatttatgttttgttaccAATGTCCAAGTTAGGTGTGTACTCTGTGGTGTCCAAAATGTAAGAGAAagaattttctgtttaaaaGTTAGACTTAGCATGTaagaatataaataacaaaaggaATGCAAgaataatgatacaaaaaagtTACGTTATTTTACAATGTTTGTTGAGAGCGAGagtaaatttagaattttaattgcTGAATGTAAAGTTAGGGTGAAATGGGACATTGTTGGGCATTAGTGTAGACTTAtgtttttcattacaaaacaatgacttattataaaaatgtatcatttGCAAGTTTTTAAAAGCAGCAATGGAAAATTATCGGTGTTGGtggcattatttttatttcttagtatTGAACCTTAAAGTTAGAAGAAGTTTGATAAGTTTAAGGGGAGAGgaattgtatttgtatttgtattttatttatttcaaaaatcgcttacaaggtaggacatgagtcttttaaagtgttgcaagcctttacattaatttcagaatttgaataaaaattatatacttatatgccaaatagtttaaaaacgaaaaatttaaatctacttatgcttcttat
This window of the Eupeodes corollae chromosome 3, idEupCoro1.1, whole genome shotgun sequence genome carries:
- the LOC129952114 gene encoding uncharacterized protein LOC129952114, which codes for MMGNLPIERVRFSRPFSKVGCDYAGPITLRLARGRNPKFVKGYIALFVCFVTKGVHIELVGDLSSSAFILALDRFVSRRGKPTEIWSDNATNFHGAKRFLGEMHELLMDQQRNNIIADHLSKDAIDWKFIPPSAPHFGGLWEAGVKSVKKHITRVIGEHILTYEEMYTLLSKIECLLNSRPMWQTSDFEPIALTPSHFMIGEPYCAIPQPDLNFSKFSISSNWHLLQTLMQGFWEQWHKEYLTSLQNRPKWQKVQRDLQKNDMVLLKEPNLPPSKWILGRVIEVHPGADERIRVVTVRTKNGDYVRPIVKLAPLPFSERPESSRGG
- the LOC129950401 gene encoding uncharacterized protein LOC129950401; its protein translation is MNIVKQKRGRAKGTITRVSTFSESVVDSTPIDMLEIQLKKLQEAWSEFVLQQNNLYEFYDQEGFVDPEPEYGEYETKYFEAFSKLSGSIRKHPDKDRDEASTINASVLQKSNSRQSVVLPKLVIPVFTGDYKDWPVFKDLFTGTIDCNVSLTGTQKFQYLKSFLGGEAATLLKHISFTEENYLEAWDKLEARYDKKHLIVQSFIKSFMALPSSNNLNLETLRKLTNGADEIVRGLNALQMNSRDPWLIYILVQKLDSETKQAWAKKVESRDDCTIQEFLLFLQNQCVCLESCSSFSGPIKTLNKVSNNIRTHFVEAKPNCPKCKEDHILPFCKTFLALDTTARREFVKQNSIFFNCLRVGHASNKCNSKFRCRSCNARHHTLVHEPRTTSTNKTTEQPSTQNPSNSAVTHHSLESTRNTHSSLESNAIKSTILPTAVVKVQDKFGSFQNIRILLDSGSQISFITEKALQRLGLPRKPSRIPIVGVASTSAGKPNGLISLKLHSRFNSNHIDIDCHVIKKLTSMLPPLSLNLNTTQFLSLDLADPKFYEPGTIDMLIGADNIFNIILETPRAEPGAPNSLLTIFGWVIAGSYDRTPSSEAFSLIMPKQRAEDDFIQTHSRHTDGRYMVNLPFKPNCKPTSESSSRIALNRLYSMEKRFVRDPELQKQYSSFLNEYISLGHMEEIPVKEINDSDSYYLPHHAVFKADSSTTKVRVVFDGSAKSSPDSRSLNESLFVGPEVQCDIFTICLRSRRHVYTMSGDIEKMYRQIWISPKHTNYQRILWRENPESPIKHYRLLTVTYGTSAASFLAKRALKQLALDSAETHPRASSVILNDFYVDDLVTGADTIEDLIALQKELVEVLSLAGFNLRKWTTNCWPLLISFPEDQRELSPIDFENSLTVKVLGLRWCPSGDCFSYKVNLDQSTSCTKRSILSEASRIFDPLGFLAPVVVAVKIFFQDLWRAGVGWDDQILQELSHRWITIREELHLLESIRIPRLMWTNKVNYEFHAFCDASLDAYAAVIYCRSENLDGTVSISLIAAKTKVAPIKVLSLPRLELCGTLLLTRLVKKIKISLQIKHMQLFAWTDSSIVLHWLAAPPKKWSVFVGNRTSEIVSSIPVKSWNHVRSADNPADVPSRGIPPSQLESTDIWWNGPVWLKMNRSEWPKTQHDLQNVSSDQLEERNSNKVQVFVSQINENNILRQIINKSSDWIKSLRVVAYIFRYLKNRRLAPELRDLHALSTSELNIAKTCLIKASQYILFAAEIESLNKNKYLPSRSKLSSIAPFLDSENVLRAAEILSER